Genomic DNA from Longimicrobium sp.:
ACGATTGCCGCCAGCTCGGCGAGGGTGAATGCCTCGTCGCCGCCCAGTTCGTAGATGCGGTTCTCGTGACCCTCGCCGGCCAGCACCGCGGCGGCGGCGCCGGCGAAGTCCGCGCGCGTCGCCGCGCTCACGCGCCCGTCCCCGGCGCTGCCCAGGAGCGCGCCGTGCTCCAGCGCGGGCCCGAGGTTCCCCGTGTAGTTTTCCAGGTACCAGCCGTTGCGCAGGAAGACGAATGGGATGCCGGAGGCGCGGATGCCCTCCTCGCTGGCACGATGCTCGGCCGCCAGCTGCATGGCGGTGGCGTCCGCATGCAGGATGCTGGTATAGGCCAGCAGCTTCACCCCCGCCGCACGCGCCGCCTCCACCACGTTGGCGTGCTGCACGGCGCGCTGGCCCACCTCGCTGGAAGAAACCAGGAGCAGCTTCTCCACGCCCTGCAGCGCCGGACCCAGCGTTTCCGGCCGCGAGTAGTCCGCGTGGCGCACCTGCACCCCGCGAGCGGCGAGATCGCTCGCCTTCTCGGGGCTTCGCACGAGTGCGACGATGTGGGCGGGCTCCACGCCACGCTCCAACAGGTTCTGAACCACGAGGTTGCCCAGGTGTCCGGTGGCTCCAGATACGGCGATCATTTCGGCTTTCGAATGGTTACTGAGTGATTTCGT
This window encodes:
- a CDS encoding NAD(P)H-binding protein encodes the protein MIAVSGATGHLGNLVVQNLLERGVEPAHIVALVRSPEKASDLAARGVQVRHADYSRPETLGPALQGVEKLLLVSSSEVGQRAVQHANVVEAARAAGVKLLAYTSILHADATAMQLAAEHRASEEGIRASGIPFVFLRNGWYLENYTGNLGPALEHGALLGSAGDGRVSAATRADFAGAAAAVLAGEGHENRIYELGGDEAFTLAELAAIV